The following proteins are co-located in the Blastopirellula marina genome:
- a CDS encoding ankyrin repeat domain-containing protein has translation MKSRYLRFSILSVMLLTAVIAVAAMFYQRHVAWLAAQERFIEIVASDDHREDRTPEVRELVARFPGLVKRPGSMTYAVRHGDNALCRQFLEAGADPDDAESGIEPAPIFGPLIQDNDELVRLMIEHGADIHAGNRFDEKRTLLHLAAAWNSPKVCRLLIENGLDVNQTDSTDRTPLHDAAEIAEVEVIEALLEFDVESKKDSLGRTPYDIAKTKVRKYQGMQGELKRYNATVEKLKALDEASAK, from the coding sequence ATGAAATCACGCTACCTTCGCTTCTCGATTCTTTCCGTCATGCTGTTGACCGCCGTGATTGCGGTGGCTGCGATGTTTTACCAGCGGCATGTGGCATGGCTCGCTGCGCAGGAGCGGTTTATCGAAATCGTTGCGAGCGACGATCATCGTGAAGACCGCACGCCTGAAGTTCGTGAACTGGTCGCGCGGTTTCCTGGCTTGGTAAAGCGGCCAGGGTCGATGACCTATGCGGTGCGTCACGGCGATAACGCGTTGTGCCGCCAGTTTCTGGAAGCGGGAGCCGATCCGGATGACGCCGAAAGTGGCATTGAACCGGCACCCATCTTTGGCCCGTTGATTCAAGACAACGACGAACTGGTCCGGCTGATGATCGAGCACGGCGCCGATATCCATGCTGGCAATCGTTTCGACGAGAAACGGACGCTGCTGCACTTGGCGGCGGCTTGGAATTCGCCAAAGGTCTGCCGCCTGTTGATCGAAAACGGACTCGATGTGAACCAGACCGACAGCACCGATCGCACCCCTTTGCACGATGCGGCCGAGATCGCCGAAGTCGAGGTGATCGAAGCACTGCTTGAGTTCGACGTCGAAAGCAAAAAAGATAGCCTCGGCCGCACGCCCTACGACATCGCCAAAACGAAGGTCCGCAAGTACCAGGGCATGCAAGGCGAGCTTAAGCGATACAACGCCACCGTCGAAAAGCTAAAAGCCCTGGACGAGGCCTCGGCCAAATGA
- a CDS encoding ankyrin repeat domain-containing protein, translating into MKPLRHMGAVIALPVILTLFIGSSFLYEWHVVWKEAEVELAQIMKLPSVNHVASERASELFRRYPEFAQRREAIRWTIKHGNVKLTQQLFDAGVKFDDGPDSDERLTLHYAIFSQKNQLIVLLLDHGATIGPLPPSRNRTDLFPSYLHAAIVAGNWEICAELLKRGADPNLQDAAGQTPLHLAVDKGVHIHLPTIQLLCEQNAQLLKDSAGQTPLELAIKMRVTLVDDYSDDFGYDKAIEMLQGIEPAQGN; encoded by the coding sequence ATGAAACCTCTTCGCCACATGGGTGCGGTGATAGCGCTGCCCGTTATTCTTACGCTGTTCATCGGCAGCTCGTTTCTTTACGAGTGGCATGTCGTATGGAAGGAAGCGGAGGTCGAGTTGGCACAGATTATGAAACTGCCGTCGGTCAACCACGTCGCCAGCGAACGGGCATCCGAGCTCTTCCGACGTTATCCCGAATTTGCCCAGCGGCGAGAGGCGATTCGATGGACCATCAAGCATGGCAACGTGAAGTTGACTCAACAGCTTTTCGACGCTGGTGTGAAGTTCGACGACGGGCCCGACAGCGATGAACGTTTGACCTTGCATTACGCGATATTCTCGCAGAAGAACCAACTGATCGTGCTGTTGCTGGATCATGGGGCGACGATCGGACCTTTACCGCCGAGCCGTAATAGGACGGACCTGTTTCCGAGTTACCTGCACGCGGCGATTGTGGCCGGAAACTGGGAGATCTGCGCGGAACTTCTGAAGCGTGGTGCTGATCCGAACTTGCAAGATGCGGCGGGCCAAACTCCGCTTCATCTTGCCGTCGATAAGGGCGTTCACATTCATCTGCCGACGATTCAATTGCTGTGTGAACAGAACGCTCAGTTGCTGAAAGATTCCGCTGGCCAAACACCGCTCGAACTCGCGATTAAGATGCGAGTCACCCTGGTCGATGACTACAGCGACGACTTTGGCTACGACAAAGCGATTGAAATGCTGCAAGGAATCGAGCCAGCCCAGGGCAACTAA
- a CDS encoding ankyrin repeat domain-containing protein, giving the protein MKPPRFRFSIFTLLVFTAVIAVGLMLYQRHVAWQKAETRFLEIVNDYQIGDEVIPELSALVIRYPTLATRPQAMGWVALHGDVDLCRQFLEAGANPREFMKQSEVPVVLFPIVRNESDMVQLMIQYGADVKCPDISLPAGSYVDNTTLLHVAARFGAGETCKVLLDNGVDVNSTNDDLATPLHYAGDLSVVRLLLEHGAKLTKDKQGQTPYDIFVSQRDSRGEQELWKESQQQIIDLLEQHLETSDP; this is encoded by the coding sequence ATGAAACCGCCTCGCTTCCGTTTCTCGATCTTCACGCTGCTGGTCTTCACCGCGGTGATTGCCGTGGGGCTGATGTTGTATCAACGGCATGTGGCTTGGCAAAAAGCGGAGACGCGGTTTCTGGAGATCGTCAATGATTACCAAATCGGCGACGAAGTGATCCCGGAATTATCGGCATTGGTCATCCGGTATCCAACGCTTGCCACACGTCCGCAGGCGATGGGTTGGGTGGCGCTGCATGGCGATGTCGATCTATGCCGCCAGTTTCTGGAAGCGGGGGCGAATCCGCGAGAGTTCATGAAACAGTCGGAAGTGCCCGTTGTGCTGTTTCCGATCGTGCGAAATGAGTCTGACATGGTTCAGTTAATGATTCAGTATGGTGCCGACGTGAAGTGTCCCGACATTTCGCTACCGGCGGGAAGTTACGTCGATAACACCACGCTTTTGCACGTCGCCGCGAGGTTCGGCGCTGGGGAAACTTGCAAGGTGCTGCTCGACAACGGAGTCGACGTCAACAGCACTAACGATGATCTCGCGACCCCACTGCACTATGCAGGCGATCTTTCCGTAGTTCGGCTATTGCTCGAACATGGAGCGAAGCTCACCAAAGACAAGCAGGGCCAAACCCCGTACGACATCTTCGTCAGCCAGCGAGACAGTCGCGGCGAACAAGAGTTGTGGAAAGAATCGCAACAACAGATCATCGATCTACTCGAACAACACCTCGAAACTTCCGACCCATGA
- a CDS encoding ankyrin repeat domain-containing protein produces MKPPRIRFSIFTLLVITAVIAVGVMLYQRYVVRLAAEDEFTITIATQEFRGDTFQRMAKLSAQYPDFGRLPGAVSWAVLGGQYDLCERFLEAGGKADDRYVQNQSAPLVFAIMQNRRDLAKLLIEHGAEVQAPLDHGGFTHAAPTYLHLAAQYDRAEMCELLLKHDVDLNAPNIQGETALHLAIRSRNIEVVRLLLEHEADDSTHPKLPSPLALAMNLRDEAVRTQTSTYGYDEIILLLEDHYPPTNP; encoded by the coding sequence ATGAAACCACCTCGCATCCGCTTCTCGATCTTCACGTTGCTGGTCATCACCGCGGTGATTGCCGTCGGGGTGATGTTGTATCAGCGGTACGTTGTGCGGTTGGCGGCTGAGGACGAGTTTACGATAACGATCGCCACGCAGGAGTTTCGGGGTGATACGTTCCAGCGGATGGCCAAGTTGAGTGCTCAGTATCCCGATTTCGGACGGCTACCCGGGGCCGTGTCGTGGGCAGTGCTCGGGGGGCAGTACGATCTTTGCGAGCGGTTCCTCGAAGCAGGCGGTAAGGCGGACGATCGCTATGTGCAGAACCAATCTGCCCCACTGGTATTTGCCATCATGCAGAATCGGCGCGACCTGGCCAAGCTGTTGATCGAGCATGGGGCCGAAGTGCAGGCACCGCTCGATCATGGTGGCTTCACCCATGCGGCACCCACGTATCTGCACCTGGCCGCCCAGTACGATCGGGCCGAAATGTGCGAGCTGCTGCTAAAGCATGACGTGGACTTAAACGCGCCGAACATCCAAGGGGAAACGGCTTTGCACCTGGCCATTCGCAGCCGTAACATCGAGGTGGTGAGGCTACTCTTAGAACACGAGGCCGATGATTCGACGCACCCCAAACTTCCTTCCCCGTTGGCTCTGGCGATGAACCTCCGCGATGAAGCGGTCCGCACCCAGACATCGACGTACGGCTACGACGAAATCATCCTGCTGCTGGAAGATCACTACCCGCCAACCAACCCGTAG
- a CDS encoding PEP-CTERM sorting domain-containing protein, with amino-acid sequence MRPIVACVVLALGIVVEADAGILLTRNDLDTSLGAAASTEDFESWTGSALTAPDFDTLDSSTILGGQGPGIVNDGLLFTADPGPAGFSFLQLDRSGFYNVPSGSLLAVGQGLIIDFQDFVTDAGFDFFEFDGSADTATITVFGADDTTLLYTSGLLSAPNAPASNFFGYQDLGGIGKIEISSTNRPFSPLIDNLTYGSTVAPVPEPSTMALIAIGAGLAGLNALRRRRGARHAETTA; translated from the coding sequence ATGCGACCGATCGTGGCGTGCGTGGTATTGGCCTTGGGCATTGTGGTCGAGGCGGATGCAGGTATCCTCTTAACTCGCAACGACTTAGATACCTCGCTGGGCGCAGCTGCCAGTACGGAAGACTTCGAAAGCTGGACCGGCAGCGCCTTGACCGCGCCCGACTTCGACACGCTCGATTCCTCGACCATTTTGGGAGGCCAAGGTCCCGGAATTGTGAATGATGGATTGTTGTTCACAGCCGATCCTGGCCCCGCAGGCTTTTCCTTTCTGCAGTTAGATCGCAGCGGTTTTTACAACGTCCCGTCGGGCTCGCTGCTGGCGGTGGGGCAGGGCCTGATTATCGACTTTCAAGATTTCGTAACCGACGCGGGCTTCGATTTCTTCGAGTTCGACGGCTCGGCCGATACGGCCACGATCACGGTGTTTGGCGCGGACGATACCACGCTGCTGTATACCAGCGGTTTACTTTCGGCCCCGAATGCCCCTGCGAGCAACTTCTTCGGCTATCAAGATCTCGGCGGCATTGGCAAGATTGAAATCTCGTCGACGAACCGGCCATTCAGCCCGCTTATCGATAACTTGACCTACGGGTCGACCGTCGCACCCGTGCCGGAACCATCGACGATGGCGCTGATTGCTATCGGTGCCGGCCTGGCAGGCTTGAATGCCCTGCGTCGTCGCCGAGGGGCGCGGCACGCTGAGACGACGGCGTAG
- a CDS encoding SMI1/KNR4 family protein has protein sequence MQFEYKTVLLEIDRTLWRRALDDSSVDRVQATLDKLGRDGWELVSVWPITDGRSPPQIDHAIHYFKRPVASHPMAEASAILATSPGKTKDSCDKILAQLKEAGIEVATDGEQSEAAIESLETLLGRPLPRSYREFVQAYGFAGPEYNPYRGIVNNDPTTEAGESAYFQTLLLRKSWDLPDQYLVVWYEYDLDMATCIDLAKPTSDGECLIVQIERDYRNHLDITTEANNFFTAFQTHMSDLIESQ, from the coding sequence ATGCAGTTCGAATACAAAACAGTTCTGCTCGAGATCGATCGTACGCTCTGGCGTCGGGCATTAGATGATTCTTCCGTCGATCGCGTGCAAGCCACGCTCGACAAATTGGGCCGCGACGGTTGGGAACTCGTCAGCGTGTGGCCGATTACCGATGGACGAAGCCCGCCGCAAATCGATCACGCGATTCATTACTTTAAACGCCCCGTTGCCAGCCACCCCATGGCGGAAGCATCCGCGATCCTGGCCACATCGCCCGGCAAGACAAAAGATTCGTGCGACAAGATCCTGGCTCAACTGAAAGAGGCCGGGATTGAAGTCGCTACCGATGGCGAACAATCGGAAGCCGCGATCGAGTCGCTCGAAACGCTACTCGGACGCCCGCTGCCCCGCAGCTACCGCGAGTTCGTCCAGGCATACGGATTCGCTGGACCGGAGTACAACCCTTACCGAGGTATCGTCAACAACGATCCCACCACCGAGGCCGGCGAATCGGCCTATTTTCAAACATTGCTGTTGCGGAAATCGTGGGACCTGCCCGACCAGTACCTGGTAGTTTGGTACGAATACGACCTCGACATGGCAACCTGCATCGACCTGGCCAAACCAACGAGCGACGGCGAATGCCTCATCGTGCAGATCGAACGAGACTATCGCAACCACCTAGACATCACGACCGAAGCCAACAACTTCTTCACCGCCTTCCAAACCCACATGAGCGATCTGATTGAAAGCCAGTGA
- a CDS encoding SMI1/KNR4 family protein yields MFHFLTSIMRDGTGEPDFPNVRFPVTAEDIESAERRIGNPFPEQLRKFFCQIGSGFLKAPQSDTSRTDFKYINRFLDPDEVAELFLGEDEDIFPSEGFDDGELPFFEIGDRLYLVLRDGQVCWPFGDVISQNLLAFVTELANNPRFYHEAYGLE; encoded by the coding sequence ATGTTTCATTTTCTGACAAGCATCATGCGAGACGGAACTGGCGAACCAGATTTCCCCAACGTCCGTTTCCCAGTTACCGCCGAAGATATCGAGAGTGCAGAGCGTCGAATAGGAAACCCCTTTCCAGAGCAGCTACGAAAGTTCTTTTGCCAGATTGGAAGCGGATTCTTGAAGGCTCCGCAAAGCGATACATCAAGAACCGATTTCAAGTACATCAATCGATTTCTTGATCCTGATGAAGTCGCTGAACTGTTCCTTGGCGAAGACGAGGACATTTTCCCGAGCGAAGGCTTCGACGATGGGGAGCTACCTTTCTTTGAGATCGGTGATCGACTGTATCTCGTATTGCGAGACGGCCAAGTTTGTTGGCCGTTTGGTGACGTAATCAGCCAAAACCTTCTTGCATTCGTAACGGAACTGGCAAACAACCCAAGGTTCTATCACGAAGCCTACGGGCTGGAATAA